A stretch of the Porifericola rhodea genome encodes the following:
- a CDS encoding dihydrolipoamide acetyltransferase family protein, whose translation MATFEMVMPRMGESIMEGTILKWLKEEGDYIEQDESVLEVATDKVDTEVPATHSGKLKKILIQEGEIAEVGKAIAIIENEQETSTDNNSSTPTDTSPSSNDINANQSKTISAEESAASVQATKPESERFYSPLVKNIAKEEGISLEELEQIEGSGKEGRVTKKDILQYIKSGRKPVVSASTSTLSSSKTPSVQVTANQNDEIIEMDRMRKMISTRMLESKEISAHVTSFVEADVTNIVNWRNQHKNKVKEREGEALTFTPIFIEAIAQAIKEFPMINVSVDGDKIIKRKNINIGMAVALNNGNLIVPVIKNADQLSLLGLTKKVNDLAIRARDSKLSADELSEGTYTVSNIGSFGNVMGTPIIMQPQVAILALGAITKKVSVIETPAGDTIGIRHKMYLSHSYDHRVVDGALGGMFVKKVADILESFDIKRTI comes from the coding sequence ATGGCGACATTTGAAATGGTGATGCCCCGTATGGGAGAAAGCATTATGGAGGGTACCATACTAAAATGGTTAAAAGAAGAAGGGGATTATATTGAACAGGACGAGTCTGTACTGGAAGTTGCTACTGACAAGGTAGATACTGAAGTACCAGCTACTCATAGTGGTAAACTCAAAAAAATATTAATACAGGAAGGTGAAATTGCTGAAGTAGGTAAAGCTATCGCAATTATTGAAAACGAACAGGAGACTAGTACAGATAACAATAGCTCTACTCCTACCGATACCTCACCTTCATCTAACGATATTAACGCTAATCAATCCAAAACAATATCAGCAGAAGAATCCGCAGCTTCAGTACAGGCTACTAAACCTGAAAGCGAGCGATTTTATTCTCCATTGGTTAAAAATATAGCTAAAGAAGAAGGGATTAGCTTAGAAGAGCTAGAGCAGATAGAAGGAAGTGGTAAGGAAGGCAGAGTTACTAAAAAAGATATTCTTCAATACATTAAATCGGGCAGAAAGCCTGTAGTTAGTGCATCTACGTCTACCTTATCTTCATCTAAAACGCCATCTGTTCAAGTAACTGCTAACCAGAATGATGAAATAATTGAAATGGACAGGATGCGTAAGATGATTTCTACGCGCATGCTGGAGTCTAAAGAAATTTCTGCACATGTTACTTCCTTCGTAGAAGCTGATGTTACCAATATTGTCAACTGGAGAAATCAACATAAGAATAAAGTTAAAGAGAGAGAGGGTGAAGCTCTTACGTTTACTCCTATTTTTATAGAAGCTATTGCTCAGGCTATTAAAGAATTTCCGATGATAAATGTATCAGTTGATGGTGATAAAATCATCAAAAGAAAGAATATTAATATCGGAATGGCAGTGGCGCTTAATAACGGAAACTTAATTGTACCAGTTATTAAAAATGCCGATCAACTTAGTTTACTCGGCCTGACAAAAAAGGTAAATGATCTGGCTATTAGAGCGAGAGATAGTAAACTAAGTGCGGATGAGCTTTCGGAAGGTACTTATACCGTTTCTAATATAGGATCATTCGGTAACGTTATGGGTACTCCTATAATAATGCAACCACAGGTAGCAATATTGGCTTTGGGAGCTATTACCAAGAAAGTAAGTGTCATAGAAACACCCGCTGGTGATACTATTGGCATAAGACACAAAATGTATTTATCCCATTCGTATGACCACCGGGTGGTAGATGGAGCCTTAGGTGGAATGTTTGTTAAAAAAGTAGCTGATATATTAGAATCTTTTGATATCAAGCGCACTATTTAA
- a CDS encoding DUF1553 domain-containing protein: MFKNLNTVSTVLRGNIKLFLSLCLFVMAACGYEKPDDLAQAEAQLPKEIDYNLHVKPILSDKCFFCHGPDKANQKADLELATAEGAYAALKDKSDVFAIVPGKPGKSEVYHRIISEDPETIMPPPESNLSLTAYEKAVLTKWIENGAEYKPHWAFIKPEKREPPQVKDKNWPKNDIDRFVLAKLEQNNYSPSEEADKETLLRRLSLDLTGLPPTLEEIDAFIKDKSENAYEKAVDRLMASPHYGEMMATEWMDASRYADTHGYSVDRYRPMWPWRDWVIEAYNNNMPYDQFATWQLAGDLFPEPSREQKLATAYNRNHAQNMEGGIVNEEFRVEYVADRTNTLGTNFLGLTVECARCHDHKYDPISQEDYFKLYGFFNNVDEAGQISWDDAMPVPTMLLTDEEEDSLLAFINHKIEDTEHQLESIKTKHKKDFEATLASNELQPKAYLRQGLEAHFTFDQVQNDAFSSTVSGTHKGKIAEPQLLDSQFGKALKLNGDDALELDGVGIYGRANPFTIALWVHIPEKLEEGVIFHKSVGAIIYNFRGYHLALRENKFELLMAHTWPYNNIIKISEHSAPKNEWVHLAMSYDGSSKAEGLKLFVNGEEQPLVTEKDNLYKDILFSGMDKQPSLQIGARWRGKGFKQGLVDELRVYSRALSSPEIAYLAEAATLNSEASIASSKEGYFDFYLNHKVPEYQYLLEKLEKERLQKSELVEQIDELMVMDELKEKRPTYILERGAYDAHGKEVEPGTPEHILAFPDSLERNRMGLAQWLFHPDHPLTSRVIVNRLWKHYFGKGLVTTAADFGNQGNLPTHPMLLDWLAVELQESGWDLKAMQKKIVMSASYRQSSFTSKELQEKDPDNLLLARGPAFRMTAEMLRDHALASSGLLVKTIGGPSVKPYQPEGLWAFNGATYEQDKGENLYRRSLYTFWKRTVPPPSMGTFDAPTRSYCVVERQQTSTPLQALVLLNDPQFIEASRHIAQRAINQADKEEDRINFAFRLLTGRNTKPQEMKVLQQLLANEKSKFSESSEKAEGWLTSGESITTKEVDEPLLAGYTVLASAIMNSDAFITRR; this comes from the coding sequence ATGTTCAAGAATTTGAATACAGTATCTACTGTGCTTAGAGGCAATATTAAGCTATTCTTAAGCTTATGTTTGTTTGTAATGGCAGCTTGTGGTTATGAAAAACCTGATGATCTAGCCCAGGCTGAAGCTCAATTGCCTAAAGAGATAGACTACAATCTACATGTAAAGCCCATACTTTCTGATAAATGTTTTTTTTGCCACGGTCCTGATAAAGCGAATCAAAAAGCCGACCTGGAACTTGCTACTGCCGAAGGTGCCTATGCCGCACTCAAAGATAAATCTGACGTATTTGCAATAGTACCGGGAAAGCCAGGAAAGAGTGAAGTGTACCACCGTATTATCAGTGAGGATCCGGAAACAATTATGCCCCCTCCAGAATCTAACCTGAGTCTAACCGCCTATGAAAAAGCAGTACTCACAAAGTGGATAGAGAACGGAGCGGAATATAAACCACACTGGGCCTTTATTAAACCTGAAAAGCGTGAACCTCCGCAGGTTAAAGATAAAAACTGGCCTAAAAATGATATAGACAGATTTGTACTGGCCAAACTGGAACAAAACAACTATTCGCCCTCCGAAGAGGCTGACAAAGAAACCTTGCTACGCCGTTTAAGTCTGGACTTAACTGGCCTACCTCCCACTCTTGAAGAAATTGACGCCTTTATTAAAGATAAATCAGAGAATGCTTATGAGAAAGCAGTAGATCGTTTAATGGCCTCGCCTCATTATGGCGAAATGATGGCAACTGAGTGGATGGATGCCTCACGATACGCTGATACTCACGGCTATTCTGTAGATCGCTACCGCCCTATGTGGCCGTGGCGCGACTGGGTGATAGAAGCCTATAACAATAATATGCCTTATGATCAATTTGCTACCTGGCAATTGGCAGGTGACCTTTTTCCAGAACCTAGCCGTGAACAGAAATTAGCAACAGCTTACAATAGGAACCATGCCCAAAACATGGAAGGGGGAATTGTAAACGAAGAGTTTAGAGTAGAATACGTAGCTGACAGAACCAATACACTGGGTACCAATTTTTTAGGCCTAACTGTAGAGTGTGCTCGCTGCCACGATCATAAATACGATCCTATCTCCCAGGAAGACTACTTTAAACTGTATGGCTTTTTTAATAATGTAGATGAAGCCGGGCAAATCTCATGGGATGATGCCATGCCAGTACCTACGATGCTGCTAACAGATGAAGAAGAGGATAGCCTGCTCGCATTTATTAATCATAAGATTGAAGATACCGAGCATCAATTAGAAAGTATTAAAACAAAGCATAAAAAAGATTTTGAAGCTACTCTTGCCAGTAATGAATTACAGCCTAAAGCGTATCTAAGACAAGGCCTGGAAGCTCATTTTACTTTTGACCAAGTGCAGAATGATGCTTTCTCCAGTACAGTATCCGGAACACATAAAGGTAAAATTGCTGAACCTCAATTGCTAGATTCTCAATTTGGAAAAGCCTTAAAACTGAACGGTGACGATGCATTAGAGCTTGATGGTGTAGGCATATATGGTAGGGCTAATCCATTTACAATAGCCCTTTGGGTTCATATTCCTGAAAAGCTTGAAGAAGGTGTCATATTCCATAAGAGTGTGGGAGCTATAATCTACAACTTCAGAGGTTACCATCTGGCTTTAAGAGAAAACAAGTTTGAATTACTAATGGCCCATACATGGCCTTATAACAACATCATCAAAATATCTGAGCACAGTGCTCCCAAAAATGAATGGGTACATCTGGCTATGAGTTATGATGGTAGCAGCAAAGCTGAAGGACTAAAGCTTTTTGTTAATGGTGAAGAGCAACCTCTAGTTACAGAAAAAGATAATTTGTATAAAGACATTCTTTTTAGTGGCATGGACAAACAGCCATCTCTCCAAATAGGAGCACGTTGGCGTGGCAAAGGATTTAAACAAGGTCTAGTAGACGAGCTGAGGGTGTATTCCAGGGCGCTTAGCAGCCCTGAGATTGCTTATCTGGCAGAGGCTGCTACTTTAAACTCTGAGGCTTCAATTGCATCCAGTAAAGAAGGGTATTTTGATTTCTACCTTAACCACAAGGTACCTGAATATCAGTACCTACTAGAAAAATTAGAAAAAGAGCGACTCCAGAAGAGTGAGCTGGTTGAGCAAATTGATGAGCTAATGGTAATGGATGAGTTGAAAGAAAAACGTCCAACCTATATACTGGAACGAGGTGCTTACGATGCTCATGGTAAAGAGGTAGAACCTGGTACCCCCGAACATATTCTTGCTTTTCCGGATAGTTTGGAAAGAAACAGAATGGGACTTGCTCAGTGGCTGTTCCACCCTGATCATCCGCTTACTTCAAGGGTAATTGTAAATCGCCTCTGGAAACACTATTTCGGTAAAGGTCTGGTCACTACGGCAGCTGATTTTGGCAATCAGGGTAACTTACCTACTCACCCTATGCTGTTAGATTGGTTAGCGGTAGAACTTCAGGAGTCAGGCTGGGACCTTAAAGCCATGCAGAAGAAAATTGTAATGTCAGCGAGCTATCGTCAGTCTTCTTTCACCTCTAAAGAATTACAGGAAAAAGATCCTGACAACCTTCTGCTCGCTCGTGGCCCGGCTTTCCGCATGACAGCTGAAATGTTGCGCGATCATGCCCTGGCTTCTAGTGGACTTTTGGTAAAAACCATTGGTGGACCTAGTGTAAAACCTTATCAGCCAGAAGGGCTTTGGGCATTTAATGGTGCTACTTACGAACAGGATAAAGGTGAAAACTTATATAGACGCAGCCTTTATACTTTTTGGAAAAGAACCGTCCCTCCTCCATCTATGGGTACTTTTGATGCTCCTACGCGTAGCTATTGCGTTGTAGAAAGACAGCAAACCAGCACACCGCTACAAGCGCTGGTGCTATTAAACGATCCTCAGTTTATTGAAGCCAGCCGCCATATAGCTCAACGAGCCATTAATCAAGCTGATAAAGAAGAAGACAGAATTAATTTTGCCTTTCGCCTGCTAACTGGCCGAAATACAAAACCGCAAGAAATGAAAGTGCTTCAGCAGCTTTTGGCAAACGAAAAAAGTAAGTTCTCTGAAAGTTCAGAAAAAGCTGAAGGTTGGCTAACCAGTGGAGAAAGCATTACTACAAAAGAAGTGGATGAGCCTTTATTGGCAGGCTACACTGTTCTGGCTAGTGCCATTATGAATTCCGACGCATTTATCACCAGACGATAA
- a CDS encoding DUF1501 domain-containing protein gives MTKQKDLINITNTLNRRTFLSKSAMGLGAAALGSMFNPAKAFTSQGGGGVLNQPHFAPKAKRVIYLFQSGGPSQLETFDYKPQLEKMHGEELPDSVRKGQRLTGMSAGQSSLPLAGSTYSFQQYGKSGAWVSELLPYTSQIVDELCFIKTMHTDAINHDPAITFFQTGSQQAGRPSIGSWLNYGLGSDNENLPAFIVLVSKNGGGQPLYARLWGNGFLPSRHQGVQFRSGKDPVLYLNDPNGYHSNDRRSMLNYLKELNQAQLSIYGDPEIQNRIAQYEMAFRMQTSVPEVTDMSDEPDWVFDMYGEDARDPGTYAANCLMARRLIERDVKFVQLYHQGWDQHGNLPSGIKNQCKNTDQASAALVKDLKQRGLLEDTLVVWGGEFGRTNYSQGKLTKENYGRDHHPRCFTMWMAGAGVKKGFTYGETDDFGYNIVKDPVHVHDFQATLLHLLGIDHEKLTYKHQGRRYRLTDVHGHVVKPILV, from the coding sequence ATGACTAAACAAAAAGATTTAATCAATATTACAAATACTCTCAACCGTAGAACTTTTCTTTCAAAATCTGCAATGGGCCTTGGCGCAGCTGCATTAGGTTCTATGTTTAACCCTGCTAAAGCATTTACTAGTCAAGGTGGTGGAGGTGTTCTAAACCAGCCTCACTTTGCTCCCAAGGCAAAACGAGTTATCTATCTTTTTCAGAGTGGAGGCCCCTCTCAGCTAGAAACATTTGACTATAAGCCACAATTGGAAAAAATGCATGGAGAAGAACTTCCTGACTCCGTACGTAAAGGGCAACGCCTGACTGGTATGAGTGCAGGACAATCTTCTTTGCCATTGGCAGGCTCTACCTACTCTTTTCAGCAGTATGGTAAAAGTGGCGCCTGGGTGAGCGAACTTCTGCCATACACCAGTCAGATAGTAGATGAACTGTGTTTCATAAAAACCATGCATACGGATGCAATTAACCATGACCCAGCTATTACTTTTTTTCAGACTGGCTCACAACAGGCCGGCCGGCCTAGTATTGGTTCGTGGCTAAACTATGGGCTAGGCTCTGATAACGAAAACCTTCCAGCATTTATCGTTCTGGTATCAAAAAATGGTGGCGGACAACCCCTTTATGCCCGTTTGTGGGGAAATGGTTTTTTACCATCCAGACATCAGGGTGTGCAGTTCCGCTCAGGAAAAGATCCTGTACTTTATTTGAATGACCCTAATGGCTACCATAGCAATGACCGCCGTAGTATGCTCAACTACCTGAAAGAACTTAACCAGGCTCAGCTTAGTATTTATGGCGATCCGGAAATACAAAACCGAATTGCTCAGTATGAAATGGCATTTAGAATGCAGACTTCGGTTCCAGAAGTAACAGACATGTCTGATGAGCCAGATTGGGTTTTTGATATGTACGGAGAAGATGCTCGCGACCCAGGCACCTATGCTGCCAACTGCTTAATGGCTCGCCGACTGATAGAAAGAGATGTCAAGTTTGTTCAGTTATACCATCAGGGCTGGGACCAACATGGCAATTTACCTTCAGGCATCAAAAACCAATGTAAAAATACGGATCAGGCTTCCGCGGCCTTAGTTAAAGACCTCAAACAGCGGGGACTGCTGGAAGATACGCTGGTTGTCTGGGGGGGTGAGTTTGGACGTACCAATTACTCTCAGGGTAAGCTTACTAAAGAAAACTATGGTAGAGACCACCATCCGCGCTGCTTTACTATGTGGATGGCCGGTGCTGGTGTTAAAAAAGGGTTTACCTATGGTGAAACCGATGATTTTGGGTATAACATTGTAAAAGATCCGGTACACGTGCACGATTTTCAGGCTACTTTACTACACCTTTTAGGAATAGATCACGAAAAACTAACTTATAAACATCAGGGTCGTCGTTATCGCTTAACCGATGTTCATGGTCATGTAGTAAAGCCTATCCTTGTGTAA
- a CDS encoding YfiR family protein yields MKKLLLLCFLLATVSLSYAQEYKYHPIFIYNFSKYIEWPAEKAGQDFVISVVGNNSAYREMLGIMEKKKTIKNRNLVVKKCASIKEVGQSDVVFVTKYEKVDASELTAMLGNKGTLLVTEHDNMAANGSHINFIITDDSKIGFELNSRSAESAGLKVSSSLAGLAKKTY; encoded by the coding sequence ATGAAAAAATTATTGCTTCTCTGCTTTCTCTTGGCTACGGTGTCCTTAAGCTATGCTCAGGAGTATAAGTATCACCCTATCTTTATCTATAATTTCAGTAAATACATTGAGTGGCCAGCCGAAAAAGCCGGACAAGACTTTGTAATAAGCGTAGTGGGTAACAACTCAGCATATCGCGAAATGCTGGGAATTATGGAAAAGAAGAAAACCATTAAAAACCGAAATCTGGTCGTTAAAAAATGCGCTTCTATTAAGGAAGTAGGCCAGAGTGATGTGGTTTTTGTGACAAAGTACGAAAAAGTTGACGCTAGTGAACTAACAGCGATGCTTGGTAACAAGGGTACGCTGCTGGTAACAGAACATGATAATATGGCCGCGAATGGCTCACATATCAATTTCATTATTACTGATGACTCTAAAATAGGCTTTGAGCTTAATAGTAGATCTGCCGAAAGCGCAGGTTTAAAAGTCTCAAGCTCACTAGCTGGTTTAGCTAAAAAGACTTATTGA
- a CDS encoding phytanoyl-CoA dioxygenase family protein produces MFTIKDYSKDHQVVSDLFKQPQSAEDWDQYRLSSEQLAFFHENGYLSNIKLLEDWQVDQLNQELAEIADPGHPANKLFYEFHSNESSDPDAVLFHSLGHWRITPGFHDILWNPAFVMAASQLLGDQAVRFWHDQLFCKPAKHGGVVAWHQDYSYWTRTQPMQHLTCWTGLDDASTENGCLYYVPGSHKWGLLDKPELAGDMEGLMDYLTEEQKAEFKPVPIEMKKGYGTFHHPLMVHGSYANKSERSRRAFVLNVFADGTRSATDEALLDGVPAIKNGERMEGQFFPLLYQPS; encoded by the coding sequence ATGTTTACCATTAAAGACTACTCAAAAGATCATCAGGTAGTATCTGATCTGTTTAAGCAACCTCAGTCTGCTGAAGACTGGGATCAATACCGACTTAGCAGTGAACAGCTAGCATTTTTTCATGAAAATGGATATCTCTCAAATATCAAGCTTCTGGAAGACTGGCAGGTAGATCAGCTAAATCAAGAGTTGGCAGAAATTGCTGATCCTGGACACCCGGCCAATAAACTTTTTTACGAATTTCATTCCAACGAGTCAAGTGATCCGGATGCGGTATTGTTTCACTCTCTGGGCCATTGGAGAATAACCCCTGGCTTCCATGATATTCTGTGGAACCCTGCTTTTGTTATGGCGGCCAGCCAATTGTTAGGCGATCAGGCGGTTCGCTTCTGGCACGATCAGCTTTTTTGTAAACCCGCTAAACATGGTGGCGTAGTAGCCTGGCATCAGGATTATTCGTACTGGACTCGCACCCAGCCTATGCAACACCTTACTTGCTGGACCGGACTAGATGACGCCAGTACTGAAAACGGATGTCTTTATTATGTACCCGGTAGCCATAAATGGGGCCTACTGGACAAGCCTGAGCTTGCTGGAGATATGGAAGGTTTGATGGACTACCTTACTGAAGAACAAAAGGCAGAGTTTAAACCAGTACCCATTGAAATGAAAAAAGGTTATGGCACTTTTCACCACCCTCTAATGGTACATGGGTCTTATGCTAACAAATCTGAGCGTTCTCGCAGAGCTTTTGTACTAAATGTTTTTGCTGATGGTACACGCTCGGCAACTGATGAAGCTTTATTGGATGGCGTGCCCGCGATAAAAAATGGAGAACGTATGGAGGGCCAGTTTTTTCCTCTCCTGTATCAACCCTCTTAA
- a CDS encoding family 16 glycoside hydrolase has protein sequence MNQQPIPSRLLCLLAALLLYACSGQLSPSESTERSVPFQIIPLSNLSSFKASEAKNWSVASNVYADLVQKHHLETTEGTGVLVNQPDDTNKSELATEFEHGDIELELDFLLPKGSNSGLYLQGRYELQLIDSWGKQQVSSGDCGGIYQRWNAKTNSGFEGIAPLVNACKAPGLWQNLKIRFQSPKFDKNGKKTANARFLEVILNDAIIHQNVEVSGPTAGAFFENESSLGPLVIQGDHGPIAFRNIQYKPYAQERIALADLSYQFYEGKFENFDTLASLTPTKAENTDSLTFIAAGDYNDFAIHFDGKMIIPKSGTYFFDARAYGPVRLSIDGRVISTNDNSQHMSDSGIGQIELKEGEYPFSLTFLKNERPWRKGMSLYYEGPQIPKTALHAASSVPLPPAPEPILVSAESEVQLQRGFWIHQNKKRTHTVAVGMPENINYVLELSNGALLSGWRGQFLDATDMWHQRGESQLMRPMGSPVEFVAKPSIASLSSSSAHWPDTLEKENSPFLYKGYTLLTDGTPQYHYLYENSKVEDQIVSNASGRGLNRSLKFTLSSSQKPFYCLLAEGSKIEKLKDGSFAINDKDYYLKLEASAENDAILRNEDNQQQLLLPVNSSKTIEYSLIW, from the coding sequence ATGAATCAACAACCTATACCTTCAAGATTGCTATGCCTGCTGGCAGCGCTACTCTTGTATGCATGCTCAGGACAACTTAGTCCCAGTGAATCTACTGAAAGAAGCGTTCCTTTCCAGATTATCCCTTTAAGTAATTTATCATCCTTTAAAGCATCTGAGGCTAAGAATTGGTCTGTCGCATCTAATGTCTACGCAGACCTTGTCCAAAAGCATCATTTAGAAACTACTGAAGGCACTGGGGTACTTGTGAACCAGCCAGATGATACTAACAAAAGTGAGCTTGCCACAGAATTTGAACACGGAGATATAGAGCTAGAATTAGATTTTTTACTTCCTAAAGGTTCAAATTCTGGTCTTTATCTTCAGGGCAGGTATGAGCTTCAGCTTATTGATAGTTGGGGTAAACAACAAGTGAGCTCAGGAGATTGTGGAGGGATCTATCAAAGATGGAATGCCAAAACCAATTCTGGATTTGAAGGTATTGCTCCACTTGTAAACGCATGCAAAGCACCCGGTTTATGGCAAAATCTAAAAATCCGATTCCAGTCTCCAAAATTTGATAAAAATGGTAAAAAAACTGCTAACGCCAGGTTTCTGGAAGTAATATTAAACGATGCCATTATCCACCAGAATGTAGAGGTGAGTGGACCAACAGCAGGTGCTTTTTTTGAAAATGAATCCTCTTTAGGCCCATTAGTCATACAGGGAGACCATGGCCCTATAGCTTTTAGAAACATTCAGTATAAGCCTTATGCTCAGGAAAGAATAGCACTGGCAGATTTAAGCTATCAGTTTTACGAAGGTAAGTTTGAAAATTTTGACACACTCGCTTCCCTTACACCTACAAAAGCTGAAAATACAGATTCTCTTACCTTTATTGCTGCAGGTGATTATAACGACTTTGCTATACACTTTGATGGTAAAATGATTATCCCTAAATCTGGCACCTATTTTTTTGATGCCCGTGCGTATGGACCGGTTCGCCTTTCAATAGACGGTAGAGTAATCTCTACAAATGACAACAGTCAGCATATGAGCGACAGTGGCATCGGGCAAATAGAGCTTAAAGAAGGTGAATATCCGTTCTCCTTAACATTTTTGAAAAATGAAAGGCCCTGGAGAAAAGGCATGAGTTTATATTATGAGGGACCTCAAATACCTAAAACTGCTTTACATGCTGCTTCTTCAGTGCCCCTTCCTCCTGCTCCGGAGCCTATTCTGGTCTCTGCAGAAAGTGAAGTTCAGCTTCAAAGAGGATTCTGGATTCATCAAAACAAAAAAAGAACTCATACCGTGGCAGTAGGAATGCCTGAAAATATCAACTATGTACTAGAGCTTAGCAACGGAGCCTTATTGTCAGGCTGGAGAGGTCAGTTTTTAGATGCTACGGATATGTGGCATCAAAGGGGTGAGTCTCAGTTAATGAGACCCATGGGCAGTCCTGTTGAGTTTGTGGCTAAACCAAGTATTGCCAGTCTCTCTTCTTCGTCTGCACACTGGCCTGATACTCTTGAGAAAGAAAACTCTCCTTTTTTATACAAAGGCTATACACTACTAACCGATGGTACACCACAGTATCATTATCTTTATGAAAATTCAAAAGTTGAGGATCAAATTGTATCCAATGCATCAGGTAGAGGCTTAAATCGCTCATTAAAGTTTACACTTTCGTCTTCTCAAAAGCCTTTCTATTGTCTATTAGCTGAAGGTAGTAAAATAGAAAAGCTGAAAGACGGTAGCTTTGCCATCAACGATAAGGATTATTACCTGAAGTTAGAGGCTAGTGCCGAAAATGATGCTATTCTACGAAATGAAGACAATCAGCAACAACTCTTACTACCTGTCAACTCATCCAAAACTATTGAATACAGCCTAATCTGGTAA